The stretch of DNA gcattttaaaaaataaaacattaacttataatcttataataactaataacacaaaatattaagatttacaatatttaaattccacataagaatagccattatctatcactaataacacaaaatattaattgtatatGATGACCAGGCCACCGAGTCGAGTTCGGGTGACATGAGCGATGTCTCAGACTCGACCCAAAATAATAATCGAATCTATTTTTGAGATCCTTACCCGAATTTAGACTCAATAAAATTACACTAAATTAACTcctaaagtatttaaaattagaCCAAATTTTCAGATAGAACCGAACCATATACACCCTAGTCATGAAATATGTTGATTTCGTAAGCTCGTTAATGCAGTTTAGTTTCACTTTTTTAACCCCATACCCCATTGCGAAATGATATCAACTGCGAGTATTTGCAACTTCTCCaacttttgtatatatttggaggtaattatatttttatggtagaagtttatatgcaaatatttttaagtaaattattagtttaaaatttttatatgataatttaattaaaatatatcaaattatttaacagtTTATTATTATCAACTTTATATTAAAGACATCTGTATTTTAAGTCtcaatctatttttatttatttaaataaaaatactcatAAGGCATcaaacttcttttatttttgcccTCGATCATATAGGAAATTGGGCTAGCAACTTGACAAAACCGACCAAGTCCATACTAAACACTTTCCCAAACCAATACGTAATCTAAAAGATTGTTGGGCTTGTACTAGCCTATCTAGTGAATGAATTATTGAATTAAGAGTTAAGACCATTGCAGCCGAGGCCTAGAGCAAGTGGTAATTATATTGGCTTTTAAACAAGCTGTACCAAATTCGAATTTTTTTACCGAGACTGGGATGAGATTTGATAAAACTTCAAAGTGTGAGTAAGATAATGTGTAATCCAAAGAGTAAACACTCAATTTGATATTTGTCTATTTTTACGAAAGACAAAATGATTCTTGTAAAAAAAGAGACATTTTGACcttcaacttttttattttgggacaatacgatcattctgttaaaaaaattatttaaataataataaaaattggttTTGTGAGGGTttcatttgtattttgtggggATTTTAAAtctttacaaaattattttaaataatatagcTAATTACTACCACTACcttcttcatcttcattattATGGCTCctacttctattatttttattgatttatcattatcattatcttCTCTACTGTCATCATCACTAATACCAATATTATCAacattaaagtttttttttatttcttattcgatgttatttttttcttttaaaaagtatttgtactacaattactatttttttgtgacatcattttcattgaTAGTTTTTCTTCACTTAACTACCATTGGTGaaggaatttttcaaaaacaaacttATTAATAGTTTGTAGAGATTTAAAATCCTcacaaaatacaaacaaaactctcacaaaaccaatttttattattatttaaataatttttttaacagatGGATCATattgtcccaaaataaaaaaattgaggatCGGAGTGTCCttttttttagacaaaaattGCTTTGTCATTCATAAAAATGGACAAAGACCGAATTGGGTGTTTACTCTAATCCAAAATATTAAAAGCATTACTATGTCTTTATTAAGTATGCCATTCATataatctaaaaactaaaaataaataaaataataagtatattttatattattattattattacttgaactaatcaattaattatccataatttatatataattatatgattATTGAAGAATGTCTTTTTAGTCAAatagactaaaaaaatatatgttatattTTGTAAGAAAATANNNNNNNNNNNNNNNNNNNNNNNNNNNNNNNNNNNNNNNNNNNNNNNNNNNNNNNNNNNNNNNNNNNNNNNNNNNNNNNNNNNNNNNNNNNNNNNNNNNNNNNNNNNNNNNNNNNNNNNNNNNNNNNNNNNNNNNNNNNNNNNNNNNNNNNNNNNNNNNNNNNNNNNtaaatataatatttttttttttttaaataaaggtTGATATAAAAACGACAAGAAGTAACACTAACACACACATGTACAATGCAAATTAAACACATACACTTAGatataatatgtaatattttattGGTTAAGCTAAGGTTGAAGAATCAGATAGAAGCAACTAGCAGGTAGCATCATCATTGATTTATAGATACTCTCATCACCGCATATATTGTTGTACCCCAACTTGTCTAAGAATCTCAACCCTTTACGACTCTTTCAGTTTCCATTTTACGTAACCACATATATGGCTTTAGTTCACTAACGAGGGTAGTGAAACCCACGAAGTGTGTGCTTCAAAGTTTTCCAAAAGCCGGGTTAGTTAGATACATATACGGAGATATTTAAGCAgcaaacattattttatttagtttaatttgtgCCCATATGGCCATATGTCACATGTTAACTATAGCACTTAGCCGCATGAATCATTCAAAATAAAAACGCTTACAACTTTTTTTAGCCGCATGAATCATTCAAAATAAAAACGCTTACAactttttttaagatatttttacataattaaaatttaatatatataattaattaaactatgttatttttattaaaattaaattaaataaattgatttgatcaaaaaattaataaattatattttatattaatctaaattaatattttttataaaaaataactacaatattcttattataaaaaataactaaaatattattattattattattattattattattattatttttatataataaatttaaaaataaataatatattagcaaaaaataaaattaattttttaaaaaataatagaaaaacggTTTAACAGTTAGTATATATAATtggaatattttaattattttctataataaggttagtgtagttattttttgtaaaaaaagaatattaatttaaaacagTTCAATGTTTAATTTACTGATTTTtctgttaaattaatttgtctgatttagttttgacaaaaataatacagtttaattaattatatgtattgagttttaattaataaaaaatatctttaaaaaaatattttaaatatctttatttgagtgattattttttttaataaacaagTTCACAGCATATAAAAAAAGAGTTGGTATTTAAATTGGTTAATGAAAGTTATATTTACGTTTTAATCTAACTCtcaaagttttaatttatttaatgtgatttttaatttgatatttatgacTTACATTGATTTCTAacactatttttattatagaatGGTTAACGATATATCAAGAGTGGTATACTGGACTCTTTAATAATGATCTGAAgtgacaattaaaattttttatgttaaattgcTCTCTAAGAAGCcgttaaacttttaaataaaattagaattaaagttTTAAAGACTTTGTaggaaaaaaaatgagataaaaaaatttcaattattacaaaaactaagttaataattttgcgataaaaattaaatcaagagATCAATGTGAATCACAAATACTAAGTTAAAATATTAAACTGactaaattgaaattttaaaaatcaaattgaaacgtaaatataattttaaaactaaccAATCTtaatatttacacaataaaaaaatatagtaataataaatcgatattgttataattaaataacaaaCACTTAATTttagtttggtaaaatttttatttttcaaaagtagtttataaaagttaatttttaaaagataattttttaaaagtagtagcatttatgtttggtaaattaaatcaaaaatagtttttaataaacacaaacaacatgaattgcatttggtaaaatagcttttaaaaattaaaaacactataatagacataaatataagtattaaatttaaaaataagtttaGTATGATGAGTGGATTCTTTTTGGTAAGCTTTGCAACCTTGTTCCTTATGTATATATTTCTTAATCAGATTTTATGGTGGTTGACTTGTGGAAAGGGGTGTCTTGGGAGGTTGATAGTCTTACCACGCCTATTCCGCATGAGATTAAGCAGTTTAATTATTTGTGGTTTGAGATATACTAGTTCAACTGAGTTAGAGCCACAGTGGGAGTGGTGGCCTGCAGCAACAAAAAAGTATAGTGCAAGGGAGGGTTACAGATGGTTATTAAAGAAAACATCAAATTGGAATGCCAATAGTAATTTGAACTGGTTGTGGAATACAAACATTCCAGAGAAGTTCAAATTTACTATGTGGCTTGGCTTACATGATGCTCTACCAACTGAGACCTTTCGATTCAAGCGGCATTTAGCTTCTTCAGATATGTGTAAGAGATGTAACAAGgcgcaagagactatggagcattGCCTTAGCTAGAGACTGTGAACCATCAAAGGCAATTTGGTATATGTTGGATCCTAGTATCCTAGACTCGACGGCTGGTATTGCTCTTGAAGAGTGGTTTCGGAAGGCCTTGGCTAACAATGATGCGTCCTTTGGTGCAGGGCTTTGGTGGGTATGTAGACATATGTGCAATGATATATTCAATACTGATAACCCTTGGACAGACCACAAGGTTGTTGCCTTGGCCAGAATTACCGCCAAGGACTTATAGGTTTACAGAAATCGAAACAATGCCTTTAGGTTTCTCCGAAATTGCCTGTGTTGGGAACCACCGGTAGGCAAtagttttaaagttaattgtgaTGCAAGCTTGTATATGGATTCAAATTTAGCAGGATTTGAGTGTATTATTAGAGATTCTAAAGGAGATTGGATCTCGGGCTGCTCTGGAAGCATTTTCCCTTGGTCTATCATCAGATGTGAATTATTTGCTGCTTGGAGGGGGCTAGTTTTAGCTTGGGATTGCGGTTTGATGGATATTATATGTGAAACGGATTGCCTTGACATTCTGCCCATCATGCATGAGCTTACAAGTTGGTATTCATCTGAAGTAACAGATTTGGTTCACAAGATTCGGGAGCTTTTATCTCGTCCTTGGCTTGTTCACGTTGAATGGGTGTCCCGAGAAGCAAATAGAGCTACGGATTGGATGGCTAAATATGGTGCCAAGAGTAATTCTAATCATGTTATTTGGTCTGAGCCTTGTGTTGATCTCCAACAAATCATTCGCTCGGATTTAGGATAGTTTttgctttgtttcttttcttgtttagacaccaaatttttttttaaaaatgagttaatatataaggttatattagacttttaaattttgaaaagtacaaGCCAACTTTAAAAAGCTTTATCTTAAgtgtttttaaaaatactctAATCTTTTAAAAGCTACGAGCacaaatacataattttttttatttatcaatacaaaataaaaagtttaaatttttaaaaagtatgaTTATGCAAACacctctttaaaaaattttaccaaaccaaATCTTATAATCAGGTGTGCTTATCCATGCTGATAGTGaaattaatcattattattCCACAAAATCGGCTTGAAGCTTCTTCGTTCATGGTCATGGAATGTAAATCTTTGGCAAATCTTTTTGACAATAAatgtaaaaatcaatggggGACTACTGCTTTTCACGTCACATATTAGCTTGTTGTATCTTGTATGTgatgtatataattatataaatttttatgtttgaaaaatttaaaatttgatttttaaaaatataactatttatatttattagtttaaactTTTAGAATGAAAAAATAAGACAGCGTTtggtttatgtattttttaagacAGAGACATAAAGACATAGATATTAAAGACATTAATACAAATTATTAGTGTTTGTGTACTGTGTTTGGTAAATATTGAACAAgacacaataaaattaaaaaaatttattatctttataaaaaaaaaaaccagccATCATTGCTACCAATATCTCCACCACTATAGATTCATCATCACACACAATTCACCAcaaaacaatcaacaaaaattttacaagaatcaacaagaatttttatttttcaacagaaaaacaaaaaggaaagagaaggtAATGAGGAGCAAACTGTGAAAAGAGAAGAATCAAGGTAGAGGAAGAGGCGGCAATGACAAACTCGaagagaaaaagggagaagTGGTGGTGGACATCGTGAAGAGGGACGAGAGGCGACAGTCGCAAATCTAGACGAAGAATGAGACGTAGTGGCAACGGCGGATCTAAACGAAGGAGGAGACGAGTGGCGGCGCGCAGATCTGGACAGAGGAGGAGACACAGCGGCAGCGCTCGGATCTAAATGAAGTAGAAGACGCAGCGGCGGCGGCACGCGGATCTGGGCAAAGGGGGAGACGCGACGGATGCAGCAGACGAAGAGATGCAACGCTGACGGCAAATCTGGACGACGGGATGTGGCGGCGGAAGGAGGGAGGAGGTAGGAAGGAGAACGGTCACGGTGGATGGAGAAggagaaagataaaaaagaattaa from Arachis duranensis cultivar V14167 chromosome 4, aradu.V14167.gnm2.J7QH, whole genome shotgun sequence encodes:
- the LOC110280598 gene encoding uncharacterized protein LOC110280598, translating into MRLSSLIICGLRYTSSTELEPQWEWWPAATKKYSAREGYRWLLKKTSNWNANSNLNWLWNTNIPEKFKFTMWLGLHDALPTETFRFKRHLASSDMCKRYSTAGIALEEWFRKALANNDASFGAGLWWTTRLLPWPELPPRTYRFTEIETMPLGFSEIACVGNHRCELFAAWRGLVLAWDCGLMDIICETDCLDILPIMHELTSWYSSEVTDLVHKIRELLSRPWLVHVEWVSREANRATDWMAKYGAKSNSNHVIWSEPCVDLQQIIRSDLG